One Delphinus delphis chromosome 3, mDelDel1.2, whole genome shotgun sequence genomic region harbors:
- the TYK2 gene encoding non-receptor tyrosine-protein kinase TYK2 isoform X2, giving the protein MAFLHLCHLALCHGVPLEKVAKKISFKDCIPRSFRRQIRQHNALTRLRLRSIFRKFLRAFQPGCLSQQVVMVKYLATLERLAPRFGTERVPVCHLELLAQAEGEPCYIRDGGQAPPDPGPESAAGPPTHEVLVSGTDGIQWRLVQAETASDGGGGGGRRMPHAGPSGKKAKAQEVGNQPVYRPQEAPWAYFCDFQDITHVVLKERRVSIHCQDNKCLELTLPSRAAALSLVSLVDGYFRLTADSSHYLCHEVAPPRLVMSIQDGIHGPLLEPFVLARLQPEDGLYLIHWSTSHLHRLILTVAQRDQAPGVKGLHLRKFPIELQAGTVTLEGWDRSFPSVRELRVALQGCSLRAGDDCFSLRHCCLPRPGEISNLIVTRGPRASSRPLNLSHLSFHQIRQEDITQLSHLGQGTRTNVYEGLLRVGGGGPEEDKVDGGDPPMPGAGCEQELRVVLKVLDPSHHDVALAFYETASLMSQVSHVHLVFVHGIYVHGSENIMVTEYVEHGPLDVWLRRERGRVPLAWKLTVAQQLASALSYLEDKSLVHSNVCGRNILLARLGLAEGTSPFIKLSDPGVGLSVLSREERVERIPWTAPEYLSGGANSLSTAADKWGFGATLLEICFDGEAPLQGRSPSEKERFYQKQQKLPEPSCPELAILTSQCLTYEPAQRPSFRTILRDLTQLQPQNLVDVLSVNPDSPASDPTVFHKRYLKKIRDLGEGHFGKVSLYCYDPTNDGTGEMVAVKALKAGCGPQLRTGWRREIEILRTLYHQHIVKYKGCCEDQGEKSVQLVMEYVPLGSLRDYLPRHNVGLAQLLLFSQQICEGMAYLHAQHYVHRDLAARNVLLDNNRLVKIGDFGLAKAVPEGHEYYCVREDGDSPVFWYAPECLKECKFYYASDVWSFGVTMYELLTYCDSTQSPPSKFIELIGLTQGQMTVLRLTELLERGERLPQPEKCPCEIYCLMKNCWKAEASFRPTFQNLIPILKTVHEKYQGQAASVFSVC; this is encoded by the exons ATGGCCTTTTTGCACCTCTGCCACCTCGCTCTCTGCCATGGTGTCCCCCTTGAGAAGGTGGCCAAGAAGATCAG CTTCAAGGACTGCATCCCACGCTCCTTCCGGCGGCAGATCCGGCAGCACAATGCTCTGACGCGGCTGCGCCTGCGGAGCATCTTCCGCAAGTTCCTGCGGGCCTTCCAGCCGGGCTGCCTCTCCCAGCAGGTTGTCATGGTGAAGTACCTGGCCACACTCGAGCGGCTGGCGCCGCGCTTCGGCACAGAGCGCGTGCCCGTGTGCCACCTGGAGCTACTGGCCCAGGCCGAGGGGGAGCCCTGCTACATCCGGGATGGCGGACAGGCCCCTCCCGACCCCGGGCCCGAGTCTGCTGCAGGACCCCCCACCCACGAGGTGCTGGTGTCGGGCACCGACGGCATCCAGTGGCGGCTGGTACAGGCAGAG ACTGccagtgatggtggtggtggtggcggcagAAGGATGCCCCATGCTGGCCCATCTGGGAAGAAAGCCAAGGCCCAGGAGGTGGGCAATCAGCCAGTGTACAGACCTCAGGAGGCCCCATGGGCCTACTTCTGCGACTTCCAGGACATCACCCACGTGGTGCTGAAAGAACGCCGCGTCAGCATTCACTGTCAGGACAACAAGTGCCTG GAGTTGACCCTGCCTTCCCGGGCTGCGGCCCTGTCCTTGGTGTCACTGGTGGATGGCTACTTCCGCCTGACGGCCGACTCGAGCCACTACCTATGCCATGAGGTGGCGCCTCCGCGTCTGGTGATGAGTATCCAGGACGGTATCCACGGACCCCTGCT GGAGCCATTTGTGCTGGCCAGGCTGCAGCCCGAGGACGGCCTTTACCTCATCCACTGGAGCACCAGCCACCTCCACCGCCTTATCCTCACGGTGGCCCAGCGTgaccag GCACCCGGCGTGAAGGGCTTGCACCTACGGAAGTTCCCCATCGAGTTGCAGGCTGGGACTGTCACGCTGGAGGGCTGGGACCGGTCCTTCCCCAGCGTGCGCGAGCTGCGGGTTGCCCTGCAGGGCTGCTCCCTGCGGGCCGGCGACGACTGCTTTTCCCTGCGCCACTGCTGCCTGCCACGGCCAGGAG agatctccaacctCATCGTCACACGGGGACCTCGGGCCAGCAGCAGGCCACTCAACCTCAGCCATCTCAGCTTCCACCAGATCCGCCAGGAAGACATCACCCAG CTGTCCCACTTGGGCCAGGGCACAAGGACCAATGTGTATGAGGGCCTCTTGCGAGTGGGGGGCGGAGGCCCTGAAGAGGACAAGGTGGATGGCGGGGACCCCCCCATGCCCGGGGCGGGCTGTGAACAGGAGCTGCGAGTGGTACTCAAGGTGCTGGATCCCAGTCACCATGACGTCGCCCTG GCCTTCTACGAGACAGCCAGCCTCATGAGCCAGGTCTCCCACGTGCACCTGGTCTTCGTGCACGGCATCTACGTGCACGGCTCCGAGA ATATCATGGTGACGGAGTACGTGGAGCACGGGCCCCTGGACGTGTGGCTGCGGCGGGAGAGGGGCCGCGTGCCCCTGGCCTGGAAGCTCACAGTGGCCCAGCAGCTGGCCAGCGCCCTCAGCTACCTG GAAGACAAGAGCCTGGTTCACAGCAACGTGTGTGGCCGGAACATCCTCCTGGCACGGCTGGGGCTGGCGGAGGGCACCAGCCCCTTCATCAAGCTGAGTGACCCCGGTGTGGGCCTCAGCGTCCTCTCCAGGGAGG AACGGGTGGAGCGGATCCCCTGGACAGCCCCTGAGTACCTGTCCGGTGGAGCCAACAGCCTAAGCACTGCAGCTGACAAGTGGGGCTTTGGTGCCACCCTCCTGGAGATCTGCTTCGATGGGGAGGCCCCCCTGCAGGGCCGCAGCCCCTCCGAG AAAGAGCGCTTCTACCAGAAGCAGCAGAAGCTGCCTGAGCCCTCGTGCCCAGAGCTGGCCATACTCACCAGCCAGTGCCTGACCTATGAGCCAGCCCAGCGGCCATCCTTCCGCACCATCCTGCGTGACCTCACTCAGCTGCAGCCCCAAA ATCTCGTTGATGTCTTGTCTGTGAACCCGGACTCACCGGCGTCAGATCCTACGGTTTTCCACAAGCGCTATTTGAAAAAGATCAGGGATCTGGGTGAG GGTCACTTCGGAAAGGTCAGCCTGTACTGCTACGATCCAACCAATGACGGCACTGGTGAGATGGTGGCCGTGAAGGCCCTCAAGGCAGGCTGCGGTCCCCAGCTCCGTACAGGCTGGAGGCGAGAGATCGAAATCTTGCGCACACTCTACCACCAGCACATTGTCAAGTACAAGGGCTGCTGCGAGGACCAAG GCGAGAAGTCGGTACAGCTGGTCATGGAGTACGTGCCCCTGGGCAGCCTCCGAGACTACTTGCCTCGGCACAATGTCGGGCTGGCCCAGCTGCTGCTCTTCTCCCAGCAGATCTGCGAG ggtATGGCCTACCTGCACGCGCAGCACTACGTGCACCGAGACCTGGCCGCACGCAACGTGCTGCTGGACAACAACAGGCTGGTCAAGATTGGGGACTTCGGTCTCGCCAAGGCCGTGCCCGAAGGCCATGAGTACTACTGTGTGCGCGAGGATGGGGACAGTCCCGTGTTCTG GTATGCCCCGGAGTGCCTGAAGGAGTGTAAGTTCTACTATGCGTCTGACGTCTGGTCCTTTGGGGTCACCATGTATGAGCTGCTGACCTACTGTGACTCCACCCAGAGCCCCCCCTCG AAATTCATCGAGCTCATAGGCCTCACCCAGGGGCAGATGACAGTGCTGAGGCTCACTGAGCTACTGGAACGAGGGGAGAGGCTGCCACAGCCAGAGAAATGTCCCTGTGAG ATCTACTGCCTCATGAAGAACTGCTGGAAAGCAGAGGCCTCATTCCGCCCGACCTTCCAGAACCTCATACCCATCCTCAAAACGGTCCACGAGAAATACCAAGGCCAGGCAGCCTCAGTGTTCAGTGTCTGCTGA
- the TYK2 gene encoding non-receptor tyrosine-protein kinase TYK2 isoform X1, translating to MPLCQWGATTRGRKPDGDGAQPMATRGGLKVLLHWAGPGGGEPWVTFSEATLTAEEVCLHIAHKVGITPPCFNLFALFDVQAQVWLPPNHVLDMSRDSSLMLYFRMRFYFRNWHGMHPQEPAVYRCGPPGSEPSSEQTEQGVQLLDPASFEYLFEQGKHEFINDVASLWELSSEEEIHHFQNESLGMAFLHLCHLALCHGVPLEKVAKKISFKDCIPRSFRRQIRQHNALTRLRLRSIFRKFLRAFQPGCLSQQVVMVKYLATLERLAPRFGTERVPVCHLELLAQAEGEPCYIRDGGQAPPDPGPESAAGPPTHEVLVSGTDGIQWRLVQAETASDGGGGGGRRMPHAGPSGKKAKAQEVGNQPVYRPQEAPWAYFCDFQDITHVVLKERRVSIHCQDNKCLELTLPSRAAALSLVSLVDGYFRLTADSSHYLCHEVAPPRLVMSIQDGIHGPLLEPFVLARLQPEDGLYLIHWSTSHLHRLILTVAQRDQAPGVKGLHLRKFPIELQAGTVTLEGWDRSFPSVRELRVALQGCSLRAGDDCFSLRHCCLPRPGEISNLIVTRGPRASSRPLNLSHLSFHQIRQEDITQLSHLGQGTRTNVYEGLLRVGGGGPEEDKVDGGDPPMPGAGCEQELRVVLKVLDPSHHDVALAFYETASLMSQVSHVHLVFVHGIYVHGSENIMVTEYVEHGPLDVWLRRERGRVPLAWKLTVAQQLASALSYLEDKSLVHSNVCGRNILLARLGLAEGTSPFIKLSDPGVGLSVLSREERVERIPWTAPEYLSGGANSLSTAADKWGFGATLLEICFDGEAPLQGRSPSEKERFYQKQQKLPEPSCPELAILTSQCLTYEPAQRPSFRTILRDLTQLQPQNLVDVLSVNPDSPASDPTVFHKRYLKKIRDLGEGHFGKVSLYCYDPTNDGTGEMVAVKALKAGCGPQLRTGWRREIEILRTLYHQHIVKYKGCCEDQGEKSVQLVMEYVPLGSLRDYLPRHNVGLAQLLLFSQQICEGMAYLHAQHYVHRDLAARNVLLDNNRLVKIGDFGLAKAVPEGHEYYCVREDGDSPVFWYAPECLKECKFYYASDVWSFGVTMYELLTYCDSTQSPPSKFIELIGLTQGQMTVLRLTELLERGERLPQPEKCPCEIYCLMKNCWKAEASFRPTFQNLIPILKTVHEKYQGQAASVFSVC from the exons ATGCCTCTGTGCCAATGGGGGGCCACCACCAGGGGCAGAAAGCCCGATGGGGATGGAGCTCAGCCCATGGCCACCAGAGGAGGCCTGAAGGTGCTTCTGCACTGGGCCGGCCCCGGTGGCGGGGAGCCCTGGGTCACCTTCAGCGAGGCCACACTGACTGCCGAGGAGGTCTGCCTCCACATTGCACACAAAGTCG GCATCACTCCACCCTGCTTCAATCTTTTTGCCCTCTTCGATGTCCAGGCCCAGGTCTGGCTGCCTCCAAACCACGTCCTGGATATGTCCAGAGACTCGAGCCTGATGCTGTACTTCCGCATGAG GTTTTATTTCCGGAACTGGCATGGCATGCATCCCCAGGAGCCGGCTGTGTACCGCTGTGGTCCCCCAGGGTCCGAGCCTTCCTCAGAACAGACCGAGCAGGGGGTGCAACTCCTGGACCCCGCCTCCTTTGAGTACCTCTTTGAGCAG GGCAAGCATGAGTTCATAAATGACGTGGCATCGCTCTGGGAGCTGTCAAGCGAGGAGGAGATCCACCACTTTCAGAACGAGAGCCTGGGCATGGCCTTTTTGCACCTCTGCCACCTCGCTCTCTGCCATGGTGTCCCCCTTGAGAAGGTGGCCAAGAAGATCAG CTTCAAGGACTGCATCCCACGCTCCTTCCGGCGGCAGATCCGGCAGCACAATGCTCTGACGCGGCTGCGCCTGCGGAGCATCTTCCGCAAGTTCCTGCGGGCCTTCCAGCCGGGCTGCCTCTCCCAGCAGGTTGTCATGGTGAAGTACCTGGCCACACTCGAGCGGCTGGCGCCGCGCTTCGGCACAGAGCGCGTGCCCGTGTGCCACCTGGAGCTACTGGCCCAGGCCGAGGGGGAGCCCTGCTACATCCGGGATGGCGGACAGGCCCCTCCCGACCCCGGGCCCGAGTCTGCTGCAGGACCCCCCACCCACGAGGTGCTGGTGTCGGGCACCGACGGCATCCAGTGGCGGCTGGTACAGGCAGAG ACTGccagtgatggtggtggtggtggcggcagAAGGATGCCCCATGCTGGCCCATCTGGGAAGAAAGCCAAGGCCCAGGAGGTGGGCAATCAGCCAGTGTACAGACCTCAGGAGGCCCCATGGGCCTACTTCTGCGACTTCCAGGACATCACCCACGTGGTGCTGAAAGAACGCCGCGTCAGCATTCACTGTCAGGACAACAAGTGCCTG GAGTTGACCCTGCCTTCCCGGGCTGCGGCCCTGTCCTTGGTGTCACTGGTGGATGGCTACTTCCGCCTGACGGCCGACTCGAGCCACTACCTATGCCATGAGGTGGCGCCTCCGCGTCTGGTGATGAGTATCCAGGACGGTATCCACGGACCCCTGCT GGAGCCATTTGTGCTGGCCAGGCTGCAGCCCGAGGACGGCCTTTACCTCATCCACTGGAGCACCAGCCACCTCCACCGCCTTATCCTCACGGTGGCCCAGCGTgaccag GCACCCGGCGTGAAGGGCTTGCACCTACGGAAGTTCCCCATCGAGTTGCAGGCTGGGACTGTCACGCTGGAGGGCTGGGACCGGTCCTTCCCCAGCGTGCGCGAGCTGCGGGTTGCCCTGCAGGGCTGCTCCCTGCGGGCCGGCGACGACTGCTTTTCCCTGCGCCACTGCTGCCTGCCACGGCCAGGAG agatctccaacctCATCGTCACACGGGGACCTCGGGCCAGCAGCAGGCCACTCAACCTCAGCCATCTCAGCTTCCACCAGATCCGCCAGGAAGACATCACCCAG CTGTCCCACTTGGGCCAGGGCACAAGGACCAATGTGTATGAGGGCCTCTTGCGAGTGGGGGGCGGAGGCCCTGAAGAGGACAAGGTGGATGGCGGGGACCCCCCCATGCCCGGGGCGGGCTGTGAACAGGAGCTGCGAGTGGTACTCAAGGTGCTGGATCCCAGTCACCATGACGTCGCCCTG GCCTTCTACGAGACAGCCAGCCTCATGAGCCAGGTCTCCCACGTGCACCTGGTCTTCGTGCACGGCATCTACGTGCACGGCTCCGAGA ATATCATGGTGACGGAGTACGTGGAGCACGGGCCCCTGGACGTGTGGCTGCGGCGGGAGAGGGGCCGCGTGCCCCTGGCCTGGAAGCTCACAGTGGCCCAGCAGCTGGCCAGCGCCCTCAGCTACCTG GAAGACAAGAGCCTGGTTCACAGCAACGTGTGTGGCCGGAACATCCTCCTGGCACGGCTGGGGCTGGCGGAGGGCACCAGCCCCTTCATCAAGCTGAGTGACCCCGGTGTGGGCCTCAGCGTCCTCTCCAGGGAGG AACGGGTGGAGCGGATCCCCTGGACAGCCCCTGAGTACCTGTCCGGTGGAGCCAACAGCCTAAGCACTGCAGCTGACAAGTGGGGCTTTGGTGCCACCCTCCTGGAGATCTGCTTCGATGGGGAGGCCCCCCTGCAGGGCCGCAGCCCCTCCGAG AAAGAGCGCTTCTACCAGAAGCAGCAGAAGCTGCCTGAGCCCTCGTGCCCAGAGCTGGCCATACTCACCAGCCAGTGCCTGACCTATGAGCCAGCCCAGCGGCCATCCTTCCGCACCATCCTGCGTGACCTCACTCAGCTGCAGCCCCAAA ATCTCGTTGATGTCTTGTCTGTGAACCCGGACTCACCGGCGTCAGATCCTACGGTTTTCCACAAGCGCTATTTGAAAAAGATCAGGGATCTGGGTGAG GGTCACTTCGGAAAGGTCAGCCTGTACTGCTACGATCCAACCAATGACGGCACTGGTGAGATGGTGGCCGTGAAGGCCCTCAAGGCAGGCTGCGGTCCCCAGCTCCGTACAGGCTGGAGGCGAGAGATCGAAATCTTGCGCACACTCTACCACCAGCACATTGTCAAGTACAAGGGCTGCTGCGAGGACCAAG GCGAGAAGTCGGTACAGCTGGTCATGGAGTACGTGCCCCTGGGCAGCCTCCGAGACTACTTGCCTCGGCACAATGTCGGGCTGGCCCAGCTGCTGCTCTTCTCCCAGCAGATCTGCGAG ggtATGGCCTACCTGCACGCGCAGCACTACGTGCACCGAGACCTGGCCGCACGCAACGTGCTGCTGGACAACAACAGGCTGGTCAAGATTGGGGACTTCGGTCTCGCCAAGGCCGTGCCCGAAGGCCATGAGTACTACTGTGTGCGCGAGGATGGGGACAGTCCCGTGTTCTG GTATGCCCCGGAGTGCCTGAAGGAGTGTAAGTTCTACTATGCGTCTGACGTCTGGTCCTTTGGGGTCACCATGTATGAGCTGCTGACCTACTGTGACTCCACCCAGAGCCCCCCCTCG AAATTCATCGAGCTCATAGGCCTCACCCAGGGGCAGATGACAGTGCTGAGGCTCACTGAGCTACTGGAACGAGGGGAGAGGCTGCCACAGCCAGAGAAATGTCCCTGTGAG ATCTACTGCCTCATGAAGAACTGCTGGAAAGCAGAGGCCTCATTCCGCCCGACCTTCCAGAACCTCATACCCATCCTCAAAACGGTCCACGAGAAATACCAAGGCCAGGCAGCCTCAGTGTTCAGTGTCTGCTGA
- the CDC37 gene encoding hsp90 co-chaperone Cdc37, giving the protein MVDYSVWDHIEVSDDEDETHPNIDTASLFRWRHQARVERMEQFQKEKEELDRGCRECKRKVAECQRKLKDLEVAEGEGSRAELERLQAEAQQLRKEERSWEQKLEEMRKKEKSMPWNVDTLSKDGFSKSMVNTKPERAEEESEEVREQKHKTFVEKYEKQIKHFGMLRRWDDSQKYLSDNVHLVCEETANYLVIWCIDLEVEEKCALMEQVAHQTIVMQFILELAKSLKVDPRACFRQFFTKIKTADRQYMEGFNDELEAFKDRVRGRAKLRIEKAMKEYEEEERRKRLGPGGLDPVEVYESLPEELQKCFDVKDVQMLQDAISKMDPTDAKYHMQRCIDSGLWVPNSKSSEAKEEEEAGPGDPLLEASSRGDEKDVSA; this is encoded by the exons ATGGTGGACTACAGCGTGTGGGACCACATCGAGGTGTCTGACGATGAAGACGAGACGCACCCCAACATCGACACAGCCAGCCTCTTCCGCTGGCGGCACCAG GCCCGGGTGGAGCGCATGGAGCagttccagaaagaaaaggaggagctGGACAGGGGCTGTCGCGAGTGCAAGCGCAAGGTGGCCGAGTGCCAGCGGAAGCTGAAGGATCTGGAGGTGGCCGAGGGCGAGGGCAGCAGGGCCGAGCTGGAGCGGCTGCAGGCCGAGGCACAGCAGCTGCGCAAGGAGGAGCGGAGCTGGGAGCAGAAGCTGGAGGAGATGCGCAAGAAGGAGAAGAGCATGCCCTGGAACGTGGACACGCTCAGCAAGGACGGCTTCAGCAAG AGCATGGTCAATACCAAGCCTGAGCGGGCGGAGGAGGAGTCGGAGGAGGTGAGGGAACAGAAACACAAAACCTTCGTGGAGAAGTATGAGAAACAGATCAAGCACTTCG GCATGCTCCGCCGCTGGGATGACAGCCAGAAGTACCTGTCGGACAACGTCcacctggtgtgtgaggagaccGCCAACTACCTGGTCATCTGGTGCATTGACCTAGAGGTGGAGGAG AAATGTGCGCTGATGGAGCAGGTGGCCCACCAGACCATCGTCATGCAGTTCATCCTGGAGCTGGCCAAGAGCCTGAAGGTGGACCCCCGTGCCTGCTTCCGGCAGTTCTTCACCAAGATCAAG ACTGCTGACCGTCAGTACATGGAGGGCTTCAACGACGAGCTGGAGGCCTTCAAAGACCGCGTGCGGGGCCGGGCCAAGCTGCGCATCGAGAAGGCCATGAAGGAGTACGAGGAGGAGGAGCGCAGGAAGCGGCTTGGCCCCGGCGGTCTGGACCCCGTCGAGGTCTACGAATCCCTCCCTGAG GAACTCCAGAAATGCTTTGACGTGAAGGATGTGCAGATGCTCCAAGATGCCATCAGCAAGATGGACCCCACC GACGCGAAGTACCACATGCAGCGCTGCATCGACTCCGGCCTCTGGGTCCCCAACTCCAAGTCCAGTGAGgccaaagaagaggaggaggcggGTCCCGGGGACCCCTTGCTGGAAGCCTCCAGTCGGGGCGACGAGAAAGACGTCAGCGCATAA